CAAAAAGGGCCATGTTAGAAGGTTATTTAGCGGCAACCGGGATTGGAACGGAACAAAACTAAAAACGAATATTAGCAAAAATTTATTTTCAACTTGGGATTACAGGTGTTATACTCTTAGACTTACTGGAGGGGTACGATTGGACGTGCAAAGAATGTTCCGTCCAACAGATTATTTCAGAAAGGTTTCCTAAAACATTCTCTAAACTAAGGTTTGTTTTGTGGCGAAGAAATGCCAAAACTATTCTTTCCCGTTGACTTTTTGCGGGTATGTTTCTTAATGGAAACCACATTTTCCTCTGGTTTCTTAGAGGAGTTACCTAAAATGAAAGTATACTCAGCCGATAGAGTGCCGAACTCATCAGATTATAATTTATATGTAACCGACGGAAGCGCCAAAACCAGGCTTAGCTTATTTGAGCCTGACCTTCCTGGTTACTTCGAATTAGCTGAAAATGATAAAGTTCTAAAGTCTTTGGCATATACAGTTCTTCTAAACTACACCCAGGACAGGGAGTTCGCTCTCAGAAATACAAATCGATTCCTAAATTTTCTAAGTGATATTGTTCATAGAGATTCTTGGTTCTTTTTGGCGAATCGAGTAGAACAATTTATTAAGGATGTGGAGAATTTCGGAGTCGAAATTTCCTACGACTTTTGACTTAGTCTCAAAAATCTGATTGTCCTAGGATCTTCCAAGAATATACTAACTTAAATCACGTGCCGGAACTTCCCTCCCTTCCCCGTCAAGGGCTTAACCCCGGTTGGAGCAATACATGAACCCAAGAGTAGTGACTTTTCACTATAAATTAACAGATAAAGAAGGAAACGAAATCGATTCTTCTCAAGGAAGCCATCCTCTTTCTTATCTGGAAGGAACCGGACAGATCATTGCCGGTCTAGAAGACGAAATCAAAAGTATGACTGCAGGAGACAAAAAAGTAATCTCCGTTTCCGCTGATAAGGCATATGGCCAAAAAAATCCAGAATTAGTATTCGACGTACCTAAAAGCCAATTCCCAGAAGGGGAAGAATTGAGTGTTGGAATGATGTTCCAAACTGACGAGCCGGATACTGTTTATACGATTACTGATATCAAGGGAGAATCTGTGATCGTGGACGGAAACCATCCTTTAGCCGGGGTGGATCTGATTTTCGATGTCCAGATCGTAAATATCCGAACTGCGACCGATGAGGAAGTAAGTCACGGACATGTTCACGGTGAGGGAGGACATCACCACCACTGATCTCAAATGAGTGCGTCCTTAGAGTCACTTAACGAAAAACAAAAGGAAGCTATCGAGACCCTAAACGGCCCGGTTTTAGTGATCGCCGGTGCCGGAACGGGAAAAACCAAAACAATCGTCCACAGACTTTCCAAATTAGTCGAATCCGGCATTCCTGCCGAAAATATCTTACTTCTTACATTCACTCGAAAAGCGGCCAGAGAAATGCTTTCCAGAGCCGTATCTCTCTTGGATAAACGTTGCGCTCGTGTTCATGGCGGCACATTCCATTCTTTTGGAAGTCATATCCTCAGAAAATATGCACCAATGCTTGGATTTTCCTCACAATTTTCCGTTCTGGATGAATCGGACACTTCCGATATATTCCAACTTTTAAGAACAGAAGGAGAATACGCAAAACAGAAATCTAGATTTCCTTCTAACGATACATTGATCTCTCTTCATTCCTCTATTATCAATCGAGGAAAACCCTTGGAAGAACTTTTGGAAGCTGAATATCCCAAGTTTTTGGATCAGGAATCCGCTGTTCGTAAAATTTTCCAAGAGTATGCAGAATATAAAAAGCAAAGATCTCTATTAGATTATGATGATCTTCTGACGTATACAAGAGACCTTTTAAACAAGAATGAAACTGTCCGAAAGAAGATTAGCGAACAGTACAAATACATCATGGTAGATGAGTTCCAGGATACAAATCAGATCCAGGCTCATATCGCTTGCCTACTCGCCTTAGATCACGAAAACATTTTGGTAGTCGGAGACGATGCCCAAAGTGTATATTCCTTCCGTGGAGCAGATGTAAACGGTATATTCAATTTTCCGAAACTATTCCCGAAGACCAAAACGATCTATTTAGAAAGAAATTACAGAAGTACTCCATCTATCTTAAATCTGGCGAATGTGGTCCTTTCCAATTTTAGGGAAAAATACGAGAAGTATCTATATACCAAAAATGAAGACTTCCAAAAGCCAGCGTTGATCGGTTATGCGGACGAATTAGAAGAAGCAGAAGGAATCGCAGATCTGATCTTAGAAAGAAGAGAAGATGGTGTTCCTCTAAAAGATATTGCAGTCCTATTTAGATCCGGATGGAATTCAAATCAACTTGAGCTCGTTCTTTCCCAGAGAAATATTCCATTCTTAAAATTCGGCGGAAAAAAATTCGTAGAAAGTGCTCACGCGAAAGATTATCTTTCTCTTCTAAAAATTAAGGAGAATAAGACGGACTCAGTTTCTTGGCTGCGAGTTTTACTTCTTCTTCCTGGGATAGGAGCTTCAAAAGCAAGATCTATTCTCACAGACTTGGAAAGATCGGGCGGAAATCTGGAAAGAATCGTTTCCGATTCAAAAGGTGCCACAGCGTCCTATTTAAAGGAATTGTACAATCTGACCAATGACTCCGAAAAAGACTTAAAAAAACTTTTAGGAAACTTTATAGATTATTATTCTCCACTACTTGAAAAGAAATATGATGATTTTAAAAGAAGATTAGAAGATCTGAAT
This genomic window from Leptospira neocaledonica contains:
- a CDS encoding ATP-dependent helicase, giving the protein MSASLESLNEKQKEAIETLNGPVLVIAGAGTGKTKTIVHRLSKLVESGIPAENILLLTFTRKAAREMLSRAVSLLDKRCARVHGGTFHSFGSHILRKYAPMLGFSSQFSVLDESDTSDIFQLLRTEGEYAKQKSRFPSNDTLISLHSSIINRGKPLEELLEAEYPKFLDQESAVRKIFQEYAEYKKQRSLLDYDDLLTYTRDLLNKNETVRKKISEQYKYIMVDEFQDTNQIQAHIACLLALDHENILVVGDDAQSVYSFRGADVNGIFNFPKLFPKTKTIYLERNYRSTPSILNLANVVLSNFREKYEKYLYTKNEDFQKPALIGYADELEEAEGIADLILERREDGVPLKDIAVLFRSGWNSNQLELVLSQRNIPFLKFGGKKFVESAHAKDYLSLLKIKENKTDSVSWLRVLLLLPGIGASKARSILTDLERSGGNLERIVSDSKGATASYLKELYNLTNDSEKDLKKLLGNFIDYYSPLLEKKYDDFKRRLEDLNAFLTLSQKYETLHEFLVDMSLEGPNRSLDKISPEEEDERLVLSTVHSSKGLEFDTVVLLNVSEGSFPSGRGEKNLEEERRLFYVGITRAKRKLVLTYPQISQQKNSQYFNRVSRFVEEIREPEKVLDKIFIKKKEETSNPSSSQKKQNQTESDARKRIREFFGS
- a CDS encoding LIC14007 family protein; translated protein: MKVYSADRVPNSSDYNLYVTDGSAKTRLSLFEPDLPGYFELAENDKVLKSLAYTVLLNYTQDREFALRNTNRFLNFLSDIVHRDSWFFLANRVEQFIKDVENFGVEISYDF
- a CDS encoding FKBP-type peptidyl-prolyl cis-trans isomerase, whose protein sequence is MNPRVVTFHYKLTDKEGNEIDSSQGSHPLSYLEGTGQIIAGLEDEIKSMTAGDKKVISVSADKAYGQKNPELVFDVPKSQFPEGEELSVGMMFQTDEPDTVYTITDIKGESVIVDGNHPLAGVDLIFDVQIVNIRTATDEEVSHGHVHGEGGHHHH